In Ovis aries strain OAR_USU_Benz2616 breed Rambouillet chromosome 22, ARS-UI_Ramb_v3.0, whole genome shotgun sequence, the DNA window TCCCTAAGGTGCCCCTGGACAAGAAACCCAGCCAATTGGCTATGTATGTCTTCGATCCCCCTCGAGAAAGTCCTACTGAACTGAGTACTCACTTCCTTTCTGGAGAAAGGACGCTACGCCCCAGTACTTCATCTTGAACTTGGCAGGGTCCTCAGTGTCTGTGAAGGTGCCCACCATGTCTGCACACACGTCCCAGTTACTGCGAAAGCCAAGGGGATTCTGAGCCAGGCCGTGCAAAGGGCTTCCTCCCTCCATGCCACCCCGGGCGCTCCCTTCCCGCCCCAGTCAGGGTTTGGCTCTCAGCCTGGGGACCCTGCCGCGCAAAGAGCGCAGCCCCCGccctctcccacccccgcccccagaggGCACTGACTTTAAGAGACGGACTCGGCCCTTGGCCGTGGCGCTCATGTGGCCGTTCTCGTCCACGGAGAACTCGGCGACGATGTTGTCTTGCAGAAAGAGGCCCTCGGGGTCCTTCTTGGCCATGGCGTACCAGGTGCCGGCGAactggggaagagaggagagcCGGGTTTGGAGTCCGGGAGCGCCTGGCCGGCCTCTGGGAAGGGGGAACGCGGGGCACCCGGGACACCGGTACCTACGCGAGCCTTGTCGAAGTTCTCCTTGACTCGGAAGCTGCTCACCCGGCAGTCGCGCTCCGCCCGGGCGCTGCCCAGCGCCGCCAGTAGCACCAGCGCCCACACCCACTCCATCTCGCCCGGGAGTCCGCCTGCGGGGACCGCGCGCCGTGAGCGCCCGGCGGCTGGACCACTCGGCCCTCCACCACCGGTCCCCAGGCTCCATCTTGCCCGCGAGGGGCCCTCCTCCCGCCAGCCCCCCGGCTTCCCATCCCGCCCGCCCCCAGACCCTCATCACACCCATCCCGGGCCCCCATCCCTCCCGCGCCGGCCCCCCATCCCGCCGGGCCGCCGCTCACTGTCGGGAGCTGCGCGCAAGCCTGGCCGCGGGTCCGAGCGCGCGTGGAGCCAGCAAGGCGAGCGCGCCGCGGGGGCCGCCGGGCGGCTTTATAGCTCCGGGGGGAGGGGGTCGCGCTTTCGTAACGGCGCGGGGTGAAAGACCGAGGGGGAGGCGCCGGGGCCGGCGGGCCAGCACTTGCATAACGCGCCCTGACTCACCGCCGCCCGGGCGCAGGGAGGGCGCCTTGGGGCGAGAGCCTCCCCTCCAGCGCCGCCCGGGGCTGGAGCAGCTGCCGCGCGGGGTGGCCTCGGCGGAGCCTCGGGCGGCGGCGAGCCGCGGGCACCAGCCCTGGCCTAGCTACCCGGCGCCCGTGCCAGCGGCCGCCAGCTGCGGCCTGGGGTGGCCTCGGGGCCCTGTTGCTCTGGCTGGAGGCTCGGGTAGGTCTGGCGGGAAGGCCAGACCGTGGCCTCCCAGAACGAGGGACATCTGCGATGCTGCCCGGGTGCGTTAGTGCTCGGGCCTGACCGTGCCAAAGTGGCCCCTCGGTCCTCTGAGGACTAGCCCCTCGGTCCTCTGTGCAGGAGTTTGGGACTGTTTCCGCCGCATAGTTTTTCATTATATAAAGGATGTCTTTTACTCTCCTTCAGGGGAGTTGTGGTGCCCTTGGAtcaatatttgttctttagtttCAACATCTTTAGAAGTATTAAAACCCTCCCTGTTAAATATTCTCCAAAAACGCAACCCTGGTCAGGACAGGAAATATTTTAGCAACCTCAGTGGTCGCCTACTTAGTCTGTGGCACTTCGCTCAAACCAGTTTAAAACACACCTACCAATTGTTTATGCTGCAATTTGATTTCAAAGCCATAgtggcatcttgttttgtttccaaACCAGCTAAGGTGAATTGACTGTGAGAAGGGGAGGGGAACAAACGTCTGTGACGTCAATGGTCAATTA includes these proteins:
- the RBP4 gene encoding retinol-binding protein 4 isoform X2 produces the protein MEWVWALVLLAALGSARAERDCRVSSFRVKENFDKARFAGTWYAMAKKDPEGLFLQDNIVAEFSVDENGHMSATAKGRVRLLNNWDVCADMVGTFTDTEDPAKFKMKYWGVASFLQKGNDDHWIIDTDYETYAVQYSCRLLNLDGTCADSYSFVFARDPSGFSPEVQKIVRQRQEELCLARQYRLIPHNGYCDGKSERNIL